Within Enterobacter sp. RHBSTW-00175, the genomic segment GAGATAAATTTGTTTGGTGATATCCGTAAAGTGCCGGATGGGGTTAATCCATGTAAGATCCTGCAACCACACCGGCATGTTCTCGATGGGAGAAACATACCCCGAGAGCAAGATCGCCGGCATCATAAAGACGAATACCCCGATAAACGCCTGCTGTTGCGTGGAGCACAGCGCTGAAATCAACAGACCAAATCCCACCAGTGACAGACCGTAAATCACCATAGTGAAGTAGAACAGGGCCAGCGATCCGGCAAAGGGAATTTGATATGCCCAGATCCCCACGCCCAGCACAATTGTCGCCTGGAAGGTGGCAACAATCAGCGCCGGAACGGCTTTACCGACAAAAATCTGCCAGGTGGCCAGCGGGGAAACCAGCAGTTGATCGAGCGTGCCTTGCTCGCGTTCACGGGCGACCGACAACGAGGTTACGATCATCACACCAATGGTGGTGATCATGGCGATAAGCGACGGCACCACAAACCATTTGTAGTCCAGATTCGGGTTATACCAGTTACGCACCACCAACTGGCTGTTGTTGGGTTTAGGTTTGCCTTCCATCAGCTCCTGCTGATAGTCCTTGACCACCTGTTGCAGGTAATTTGCGGCAATTTGCGCACTGTTCGAGTTACGCCCGTCCAGAATCAGCTGCATCGGTGCAGTCTGCCAGGTATCCAGGTTGCGGGAAAAGTCGGCCGGGAAACGCACCAGCAGCAGCGCTTTTTGCGTGTCGATGGTGGGCTGGATCTCCCTGGGGCTTTTCAGCAGCAGAATGTGGGTAAAGGCTTTCGCCCGGGCAAAACGCTGCGTCAGCTCTACGGAGTGTTTCCCGCTGTCCTCGTTGTAGATGGCAATGGTGGCGTTCGTCACCTCAAGCGTCGCAGCAAACGGGAACAGGAATACCTGGATCAGCACGGGCAGGATCAAAATGGCGCGGGTTTGCGGCTCGCGCAGCAGCGATTGCAGCTCTTTGCGGATCAATGTCCATAAACGGTGAAACATGCTCGCTCCTTAATCCAGTCGCCGTTTGGTTTTTACCCACGTCAGCCCAATAAACATTACCGCTGACACCATCAAAAACAGGATGTTGACAATCAGCACCGCCGGAATATTCCCGGCCAGGAACAGGCTTTGCAGCGTACTGACAAAATAACGCGCTGGAATGATATAGGTCACCGCACGGATGACGGCTGGCATACTGTCTATCTGGAAGATAAAGCCCGACAGCATGATAGACGGCAAAAAGGCGGCGTTTAGCGCAACCTGCGCGGCGTTAAACTGGTTACGGGTGATGGTTGAAATCAGCAGCCCCATGCCCAGGGTGCTCAGTAAAAACAGACTGGTGATAAAGAACAACAGCACCAGCGAACCGCGATAAGGCACTCCCAGAATGAACACCGACACCAGCATACAGAGCAGCATGGCCAGCATTCCGAGGAAGTAATAGGGGATAAGCTTACAGAGCAGCAGCTCCACCCGCGTGACCTCGGTTGAGAGCAGCGCTTCCATGGTACCGCGCTCCCACTCGCGGGCGATCACCAGCGACGTGAGGATAGCCCCGATCACCGTCATGATAATGGTCACCGCACCCGGAATAATAAAATGCTGGCTGATGGCGGCAGGGTTAAACCAGTAGCGGGTCTGTATGTCGATCAGCGGTTCGAAGGTTTCCCCCCTGTCTTCCGCCCGCTGTTTCTGCCAGAGCTGCCAGATGCCTTCGACATAGCCCTGCACAAAGTTGGCGGTGTTAGGCTCGCTGCCGTCGGTGATGACCTGAATCGGCGCGTCGGTATTTGCGCGCGCCATGTTGGCGGCGAAATCGACCGGGATAACCACCAGGCCGCGAATTTTCCCCGCCTGCATTTTCTGGATCAACGCCTGGCGATCGTCGCTGATGGTGGCGTCAATGTAGGGCGAGCCGGTCATGGCGTGGGTGAAATTCAGGGCCTCTTCGCTGTGCTGCTCCAGCAAAATCCCCACCCGCAGCTTGCTGGAGTCGAGGTTTATCCCGTAGCCAAAGATAAACAGCAGCAGCAGCGGGATTACTACCGCAATCAGCCAGCTGCTGGGATCGCGTACGATCTGGCGGGTTTCTTTGATGCATAACGCCCGCACCCGGCGCCATGAAATCGCGTTATGACTCATTAGCGTGTTCCTTATCCCAGTCGTGAATGAGCGTGATAAACGCCTGCTCCATGGTGGGGTCCGGTTGCTTATCGTCGGCGGCCTGGCTTTTCAGATCATCCGGCGTGCCGTGGGCGATCAATTTGCCGCGATACACCAGCCCGATGCGGTCGCAATATTCCGCTTCATCCATAAAGTGAGTGGTCACCATGACGGTAACGCCTTTCTCCACCATGCTATTGATGTGCAGCCAGAACTCGCGGCGGGTGAGGGGGTCAACCCCAGAGGTTGGCTCATCAAGAAACAAGATGTCAGGTTCATGCATCAGCGAGCAGGCCAGTGCCAGACGCTGCTTGAAACCGAGTGGCAGGTCGTCAGTGGCGTGAGAGGCAATGTTCGTCAGGCTGAACGCGTCGCTCATGCGGCTGATTTTCTCGTTTTGCGCGCGCCCGCACAGGCCGTAAACGCCGGAGAAAAAGCGTAAGTTCTGTTCAACGGTCAGGTTGCCGTACAACGAGAATTTTTGTGCCATGTAGCCGAGGTGTTGCCGCGCTTTCCCGGAGCTCACTTTCAGATCCATATCCAGCACCAGCGCCTTACCAGAGGTTGGCACCAGCAGGCCGCACATCATTTTAAAGGTGGTGGATTTGCCCGCACCGTTGGGGCCCAGCAGGCCAAAGATCTCGCCGCGTTTCACCGCGAAATTGACGTTGTCGGTGGCGGCAAAATCGCCAAACTTTTTGGTCAGGGATTTGGCTTCAATCACCGTTTCGCCTGGTGTGCCATCAACGGTATGCAGGATCGCCCCCAGCGGGGATTCTGACGTTCCTGCACCGCCCAGCAGGTCGATAAACGCGTCTTCAAAACGCGGTGCGGTCTCTTCTATCTCCACATCCGGCATTCCCTGCGCCTGGCGAATGTCGTCCACCGTGGCCTCTTTTTTGAGAATGACCCGCACAGATCGCCCCTGAATCATCCCGTCGCTGACCTGCGGCAGTTTCAACACTCGCTGGAGCAGCTTGCGGTTGGACTCCTGCGGGCTGTGCAACAAGAAGCTGCGCCCGGCCATGCTTTGCGTGAGCTTTGTCGGCTCGCCCTGATAAAGCAGCTCTCCTTCGTTCATCAGCAAGACATCGCGACACTGTTCCGCTTCGTCGAGGTAAGACGTGCTCCAGAGAATCAGCATCCCGTCGCCTGCAAGCTCGTGCACCATTTGCCACAACTCACGGCGCGAAATGGGATCCACGCCCACGCCGGGTTCATCAAGCAGCAGCACTTTTGGCTCACCCACCAGCGTGCAGGCCAGCCCGAGTTTTTGCTTCATCCCGCCGGATAACTTACCCGCGAGGCGCTCCGTGAACGGCCCGAGCGAGGTAAATTCCAGCAGGCGGGCGAAGGTTTTTTGCCGTGTTTCCCCGGTGACGCTGCGTAAATCGGCATACAGATTCAGGTTTTCCATCACCGTTAAATCTTCGTACAGACCGAATTTCTGCGGCATATACCCCAGCATGGCGTGAAGGGCGCTGTCGTCCTGGACGGGATCAAGCCCCAGCACGCGGGCGCGCCCGTCATCAGGTTTGAGTAACCCGGCGAGCATTCGCATCAGCGTGGTTTTGCCTGCGCCATCGGGGCCAACCAGCCCCGTGACATAGCCCTTTTGCAGCGTACAGTTCAGCGGCGCGACGGCGGGTTTATCCATGCCCGCGAAGCGTTTTACCAGATTGTCGAGTTGAATAACCGCATCATTCATGTCGTTCCCCGTCGGTGAATTTCACGGTAACCGGCATCCCCTGACGAAGGGAATCGTCAGCGTCTGTCACAATGATGCGCAGACGATAGACCAGGTCAGTACGCAGATCTGGCGTTTCAACGGTTTTCGGCGTGAACTCAGCGGTTGGCGACACAAAGCCCACCTTGCCGTGGTATGGCTTGTCAGGGCGACCATCGGTATAAAGCAGCAGCTCACGCCCAGGCCTGACCTGGCTGAGGTTCGGCTCGTCGATATAGGCACGCACCCACACCGGGCGCGTCAGCGAAAGGGTCAGTACGGTGCTGCCTGCGCTTAACATGCTGCCGGGCTCTACGGCGCGGGTCATTAGCGTACCGTCGGACGGGGCAACCAGCGTGGTGTCATGCAAATCCAGTTGTGCCTGCGCCAGTTGCGCCTGCGCCTGTTCAAGGCTGGCTTTGGCCTGTGCGATATCCTGCGGGCGATTACCGGTGTGATACTGGCTTAATTTATCCTGCGCGGATTTAAGCGTTGCCTGCGCCTGGTCGCGGGAAGAACGGGCATTTTCCAGGTCGTTGGCGGAAATGGTGCGGCTTTTCCACAGCCCCTGCTGACGGGCGTAGAAGTTCTGCGCATAGTCGTAGGCGGCCTGCGCCTGTTTGACTGCCGCCGCGGCCTGGGCAATTTCTTCATCGCGATAGCCTGCCAGCATCAGGTCATATTGTGCCTGGGCGACGGAAACGCCTGCTTTTGCCTGCATCAGCGCGTTCTCGTAAGGCGCGGTGTCCAGCACGCCTAACGTCTGCCCGGTTTTAATCGTGTCACCTTCATCAACAGAAAGCGAAGCCAGGCGGCCGCCAACGCGGAAACTCATGTCCACCGTTCGAATATCGACGTTGCCGTACAGCGTCAGGCCGTTGTCTTGTCGGCTCTGATACCACAGCCAGCCACCGATCCCCGCAGCAAGCAGAATAACGACCACCAGAATGATGGCGACAGGTTTTTTCATGACTTCAGGCTCCTTTGCGTTAAGCCTTGCAGGATCAGATCAAGGTGACAGGTGATCACCTGGCTAATCTGCGCGGCTTTATCCTCATCAAATTGTGTCCAGCCGGTGCGTAACAAAATGGTTTCCCGTCCCAGGCGAAAAGCCAGTACTTCGCCCAGCAGGGCGTGGGTATGCAAAATGGTCTCAGTATCGCTGGCATCACGGCCGGTATAGGCCGCAATGAGCCGGGTCAGGTGCGTGTGCATTGGGGAGATCACCTGATCGTGAACCAACTGGTAGGCGGCGGAAGGCGAGAGTTGTTCGCGTGAGATAAACTTACTCAGGTTCAGCGTATCGTCGTGCGTCAGCAGGCGGATCATATTATGGCAGGCGTTAAGGATAAGCTGACGGATGGCGGCCCGGTCAGGCGAGGGCTGGCTGAACAGCGCGGTGGTTTCGTCAACGTGCTGGCGAAAATGCGTGCTGATAAAATCGGCAATCCACTGTGCGCAGGCGAGGTACAAATCCTCTTTTGAGCCAAAATAGTAGGTAATGGCCGCTATGTTCTGCCCGGCCTGCGCGGCAATATCGCGCGTGGTGGCATGAAGTCCATACTCGCCAAACTGTGCCAGGGCGGCGGCGATAAGCTGGCTTTTGGCCTGTTCGCCTTTGGTTGTTGTCGGGGTTGTATTCATAGCAGCACTTAAAATTAATCAATCGATTGATTAAGATTATGCCCGGTTCACAATTTTGTCCAGTTGCACTCTTGTGCGGGAAATATTTCGTCGATGAATCACAGAGGGATATTTTATGCGCCACGTCACAAAAGCTGCTACACTCCGCTGCTTCGCGACATTGTGGTTTTTGTCCTCTCATATTCGTTATATCTCCCTGAAAACTACACCTGTGATGGTCGGGGCGGTTCGGAGTTTTTATGTCTTTTGATTCCCTTGGCCTGAACCCGGAAATTCTGCGCGCGATTGCAGAGCAGGGCTACGTTGAGCCTACCCCAATTCAGACGCAGGCAATCCCTGCCGTGCTGCAAGGCCGCGACCTGATGGCCAGCGCCCAGACCGGTACCGGTAAAACCGCTGGCTTTACCCTGCCGCTCCTGGAGCTGTTGGTTAAAAACCAGCCGCACGCAAAAAGTCGTCGCCCGGTGCGCGCCCTGATCCTCACGCCAACCCGTGAACTGGCAGCACAGATTGGTGAGAACGTGCGTGAGTACAGCCGCTATCTCAACATTCGCTCACTGGTGGTCTTTGGCGGGGTTAGCATCAATCCGCAGATGATGAAACTGCGCGGTGGCGTGGACGTGCTGGTGGCAACGCCGGGTCGTCTGCTGGATTTGGAACACCAGAATGCGGTGAAGCTCGATAGCATCGAAATCCTGGTGCTGGATGAAGCTGACCGGATGCTGGACATGGGCTTCATTCATGATATTCGTCGTGTGCTGGCTAAGCTGCCGTCACGTCGCCAGAACCTGCTGTTCTCTGCGACCTTCTCTGACGAAATCAAAGCCCTTGCTGAGAAACTGCTGCATAACCCGCTGGAAGTGGAAGTGGCGCGCCGTAACACGGCCTCCGAGCAGGTGACCCAGCATGTGCATTTCGTTGATAAAAAACGTAAGCGGGAACTGCTCTCGCAGATGATTGGCCAGGGCAACTGGCAGCAGGTGCTGGTGTTCACCCGTACCAAACATGGTGCCAACCACCTGGCGGAACAGCTGAATAAAGACGGCATTCGCAGCGCCGCTATTCACGGTAACAAGAGCCAGGGCGCGCGTACCCGTGCGCTGGCAGATTTTAAATCTGGTGATATTCGCGTGCTGGTGGCAACCGACATCGCCGCGCGTGGTCTGGACATTGAAGAGCTGCCACACGTGGTGAACTACGAGCTGCCAAACGTGCCGGAAGACTATGTTCACCGTATCGGCCGTACCGGTCGTGCCGCGGCAACCGGTGAAGCGTTGTCTCTGGTCTGCGTTGATGAGCACAAACTGTTGCGTGACATCGAACGTCTGCTGAAAAAAGAGATCCCACGCATCGAAATCCCGGGCTACGAAGTGGATCCGTCCATTAAAGCCGAGCCGATTCAGAACGGCCGTCAGGGTGGCGGTGGCCGTGGTCAGGGTGGTGGCGGTCGTGGCCAGCAACCGCGTCGTGCTGAAGGTGGCGCGCCAAAAGCATCAGGCAAACCGCCGCGTCGCAACAACGAGGCAAAACCAGCGGGTGAAAACCCGTGGCGCAGTGGCGAAGGGAAACCGGCAGGAGAAGGCCAACGCCGACGCCGCCCGCGTAAACCTGCCAGCGCGCAGTAATCTGGAAGCCCGGCCGTAAAGCCGGGCTTTTCTTTTTGCGACAACGAAAAGAAAGTGCCACAATAGTGGCTGTTTATACAGTGTTTCAGGTTTTCCGATGGCTTTAACCGCTGCGCTAAAAGCGCAAATTGGCGCCTGGTATAAGGCGTTACAACAGCAGATCCCCGACTTTATCCCCCGAGCGCCGCAGCGGCAGATGATTGCTGACGTGGCAAAAACGCTCGCCGGGGACGACGGGCGACATCTGGCGATTGAAGCCCCCACGGGGGTCGGGAAAACTCTGTCGTACCTGATCCCCGGCATTGCCATCGCCCGTGAAGAACAAAAAACGCTGGTGGTCAGTACCGCCAACGTGGCGTTGCAGGATCAGATCTACAGCAAAGATTTACCGCTGCTGCGCAAAATTATCCCGGATCTGCGCTTTACGGCGGCATTTGGGCGCGGGCGTTATGTTTGCCCGCGTAACCTGACGGCGCTTGCCAGCAGCGAGCCCACGCAGCAGGATCTGCTCGCATTTCTGGATGACGAGCTGACGCCAAACAACAAAGCCGAGCAGGATCAGTGTGCGAAGCTAAAAGCCTCTCTGGATAGCTATAAGTGGGACGGCCTGCGCGATCACACCGATCAGGCCATAGGCGATGACCTGTGGCGTCGGCTCAGTACTGATAAAGCCAGCTGTCTGAACCGTAACTGCCACTACTACCGCGAATGCCCGTTTTTTGTCGCACGCCGTGAAATTCAGGAAGCAGAAGTGGTGGTGGCTAATCACGCGCTGGTGATGGCCGCACTGGAAAGCGAAGCGGTTCTGCCGGAACCGAAAAATTTGCTGCTGGTGCTGGATGAAGGCCACCATTTGCCAGATGTGGCGCGGGACGCGCTGGAAATGAGCGCTGAGATCACTGCGCCGTGGTTTCGCTTGCAGCTGGATCTGTTCTGCAAACTGGTGGCGACGTGTATGGAGCAGTTCCGTCCTAAAACCACGCCACCGCTGGCAGTGCCTGAGCGTCTGAGCGAACACTGCGAAGAGGCTTATAGCCTGATTGCCTCACTCAATAACATCCTCAATCTTTGGCTTCCGGCAACGCAGGAGGCTGAACATCGCTTTGCGATGGGCGAACTCCCGAATGAAGTGATGGCGATTTGTCAGCAACTGGCAAAGCATCTTGAAAAGCTGCGCGGGCTGGCGGAGATGTTTTTAAACGATCTCAGTGAGAAAACCGGTACGCATGATGTGGTGCGATTGCACCGCATCCTGCTCCAGATGAACCGCGCGCTGGGGATGTTTGAAGCACAAAGTAAGCTGTGGCGACTGGCCTCGATGGCGCAGGCCTCTGGCGCGCCGGTCACCAAATGGGCCACCCGTGAAGTGAAAGACGGCCAGGCACATCTGTTTTTCCACTGCGTGGGGATCCGCGTGGCCGATCAGCTGGAAAAACTTATCTGGCGTAGCGTGCCGCATGTGGTGGTGACGTCGGCCACGCTGCGTTCCCTGAACAGTTTTTCACGTTTGCAGGAAATGAGCGGCCTGAAAGAGAAAGCGGGCGATCGCTTCGTGGCGCTGGACTCGCCGTTTAACCACTGCGAGCAGGGGAAGCTTGTGATCCCGCGTATGAAGTATGAACCGCTTATCGACAACGAAGAGCAGCATATTGCCGAGATGGCCGCCTACTTCCGCGAGCAGGTTGAGAGCAAAAAACACTCCGGGATGCTGGTGCTGTTTGCCAGCGGGCGCGCGATGCAGCGCTTCCTGGAACATGTTACTGACCTGCGGTTGTTGCTGCTGGTGCAGGGCGATCAGCCGCGCTATCGGCTGGTGGAGCTGCACCGCAAACGCATCGACAACGGTGAACGCAGCGTGCTGGTTGGATTGCAGTCATTTGCAGAAGGGTTGGATCTGAAAGGGGACTACCTGACGCAGGTCCACATTCATAAAATTGCCTTCCCGCCTATCGATAGCCCGGTGGTGATCACCGAAGGCGAGTGGCTGAAAAGCCTGAATCGTTATCCGTTTGAAGTACAAAGCCTGCCTGCGGCATCGTTTAACCTGATTCAGCAAGTGGGGCGTTTGATTCGTAGCCACGGCTGCTGGGGCGAGATTGTCATTTATGACAAACGTCTGCTGACCAAGAACTACGGCCAGCGCTTACTGAACGCGCTGCCGGTGTTTCCGATTGAACAACCGGACGTTCCGGAAGTGAAAAAAAGCCCGACAAAAGTGGCCGCCGGGCGTAAAAAAAGCATCCGTGCTAAGAGGCGCGGTCCTACTGGTAAGTAAAGGTGGCTTGCACAACGCTGCTGAAGGTGCCTGCCGCGACGGGCATTGAGGTCGCGTAATAGCGTGCCGCCATCGGAAAATCGGCCATGTGCGTGCTGGCATCAATGACCGCACTGAATCTGGCCTGGGGTGCAAGCACGATATAATCCAGACGATCGGCTAACTCTAATGCCATTCCTTTTGCGGTTCCGCTATTGGCGAACTTAAAGGGATGTATGGCATCGCGCTGACCATCAAGAGAGATAGTGGCAACCGCCAGCGTTGGCGGGCAATTTGTCAGTTTTAAATCAAAATCTTTCCACGGACCGGTATCGCCGACATTCTTGAAATCAGTGGACACGGCCTGCCCCAGATCCACCACCATATTCTGGCTGGCACTGTCGACCTCGCAGGTCGTGTCGTAAATGTTGCCCTCGATATTCAGCGTAACGTCAGTCGCGCCCGCGGAGAGGCTCATCAACGCGAGTAAAAATAGTAACGTTCTCATCATCCCTCCATTACTGGTATTCAAGATCGATTGTGGCAATCGTGTTAGCTTTACCCGCGGTAACGGTGGCGTCCGTCTGGTAATACTGTACGGCGAAGCGGATGACATCCGGAACGTTAGGTTCGGTTTTTCCACCGACCGGGATAGGGTAGTCGTATCTGAGATCGACACCGTCAAGCAGCATTCTCACACCAACGCCCGTAGCGCTGTCGTTGCCCGGGGTAAGGTTCAGGACATCATCAAACTGGCTATTAAGGCCATTCGCGCTGGTTACCGAGGCCGTGAGGTTGACCGCTTCCGTACAGGTGGCGTTGATATCGAAATACTTCCACGCCGTATAGCTGCCCACGTGAGTAAATTGTGAAACCGGGAAGTCACCTAACGTCACCGTCAGGTTCAGAGGATCGATGGAGCAGGTTGCCGTTCTTTCGGAGAGCGTGGCGGAAAAGTTGCTTGTATTCTGCGAACCAGATATACCGGCAGATTTATAAACGCCAAATCCAAAGGACGTCAGGGTATTTGTCAGGGTCCCACTGCCAATATGTGTTGCTGTTTTGATGAGACGTTCGGTGTAGCTGAAAGATAACGTTTGGCCGCTATCACTGGTGACGGTTCCCAGTGGCGTTGAGGTTGAATCACACTCGTAGCCCATGCCACGAACGATCTGTCCGCTGCTGTTTAACAGTTCAATGCCGATACCGTCAATATTGGTGGAGTAAACGCCCGGCATGCCTCCCACTTCTGTACCCGTTCCGTAATAGCACGCGATAACGGTGTGACTCGCTAGCTTTCCGGTGCAACTGCCTGTCACGGTGTGCGTTTTTGCCGAACCCGGGATGACGCTGCCAACATCAAGGGTGGTAGGGACAGAAAGCGTACCGGCAGCAATAGTATAGGGCAGGTCTGGAGAATCACAGGTTGTCGCCGCATGAGCATGCGGCACCAGACAGGCGCTTGTGAGGAGGACAACCAGCGCAAAGGTATATTTAAACATGTTCATTTTTTTCTCGGAAAGGTTTATACGCACTGCGCCGTGATGTTAATAACAGCACCGTTGTCTTTTGTTGGCAGGTGATAGGTTGCGGCGCAATGGCTGTCGGCAGTTTGTCCCCAGCTAACGTCAACCGTGCCTTTTTCCTGCATGCCGGTCAGATAAACCTGCCCGCCATCGCCCACGATAAACTCGCCATCCTGATGAGCCTGAGATGCCGTTGCGCCGAACGGGATAGCGCTGCCATCAGCGCGTTTCAGCGTCATTAATACCCGGCTGCCAACGTGCGTTTCATAATGTGCGCGCACGATGGCGCCGCGCGTTGGCGTCACGGTTTTGGCCGCCTGGTCAACATCCGCATTTCCCGGCAGCGTTTCGGTGTTGAGTGCAAGGGTGTTATGACGGTACGGCGACACGTACGGCACAATGGCATAGCCGCGGAAATCGGTATTCACGCCGGTCTGATTGGTGATGTTGGTGTCGTCTGCACCCGGGGCTTCGACCAGCGCGGCCGTCTCGCCCATTGGCTGACCCAGTGTGATGCCGTGCGCATGGGCGATCATACTTCCCTGCAACCCAACGTTAAGCTGTTGCTGCTGGTTATCCTGGGAATACCCGGCATTTACTTCACCGTAAGTACCTTTGTAATCTGCATTCAGGCTGGTGCTGTCGCCGCTGCTCTGACTGTGGCCTTGCTGAACACCCCAGCTCAGGTTATTGCCTGCAAGTGCGGTGCCGTTCAGACCCACGCTTTGGGTGGTATCGTGTTTTGTGCTGTTCAGGTTGTAGTTGACCCAGGTATTGCTGAGCCAGTGTTCGAGCGGGACAGAGACGTTGAAAGCGATGTTTTGTTCGCTCGTTTTTTCGTTGTTATCGTCACCGCCATCACGCGTGTTTTTATCCAGTCCATAACTGAGCCCGTAGCTGATGCCGTGCCATGAGTTGTTGTAGCCAATGTTCATTGAGGTCATCCCCTGGCTTGCGTTCCAGTAGCTTTCTTTAACCAGGCTTAATGTCAGGGACCCAAACGTACCGCCCAGAGACTGATCGACCGTGGCCTCCTGGCGGTCGCGGCGGGTATCGGGCGCTTCCCAGTCATCATTAAGGGTGTGTGAATCCAGGGTGTCTTGTAGGGTGTAAAAGCCTTTACTGCTGTAGCGATATCCGGCAATGGCAAAATGGGTGCCCGTGGTGGCAAAATCTTTGCTGTAGCGCACGCGCCACGATTGCCCTTGCGTAGGATCGCGATCCTGCATGGCAGATTTAGCATCGGTGACGTCAACGGAGAAGGCACCGAAATCGCCGATGTTTTTACCGATCCCGAATGCCAGCGCATCATAATACTGGCTGGCCTGAAGGCCGCCGTAGGCCGTTAAGCCATAAGGCAGCCCGTAGATGACCGTTCCCTGCATGAAAGGGGTTTTTTCGACGTCATTATCGTAGCTGCGGTAACGCCCGGCCGTCAGGCTATACTTGAGGCGGCCTTCGCGCTGAAGCACCGGGACAGAGGCATAGGGCACCACGAAATGCTGCTCGCTGCCGTCCGTCTCTTTCACGGTGACGTTGAGGTCTCCGCTTCCGCCGGTAGGGTAAAGATCGTTAATTTCGAACGGGCCTGGGGCAACATAGTTCTGATAAATCACATACCCATTTTGACGTACAAGAACCTGCGCGTTGCTGTGTGCTGTGCCGCGAATCACTGGGGCAAACCCTTTCATACTTTCCGGCAGCATGT encodes:
- a CDS encoding ABC transporter permease codes for the protein MSHNAISWRRVRALCIKETRQIVRDPSSWLIAVVIPLLLLFIFGYGINLDSSKLRVGILLEQHSEEALNFTHAMTGSPYIDATISDDRQALIQKMQAGKIRGLVVIPVDFAANMARANTDAPIQVITDGSEPNTANFVQGYVEGIWQLWQKQRAEDRGETFEPLIDIQTRYWFNPAAISQHFIIPGAVTIIMTVIGAILTSLVIAREWERGTMEALLSTEVTRVELLLCKLIPYYFLGMLAMLLCMLVSVFILGVPYRGSLVLLFFITSLFLLSTLGMGLLISTITRNQFNAAQVALNAAFLPSIMLSGFIFQIDSMPAVIRAVTYIIPARYFVSTLQSLFLAGNIPAVLIVNILFLMVSAVMFIGLTWVKTKRRLD
- a CDS encoding ATP-binding cassette domain-containing protein, whose product is MNDAVIQLDNLVKRFAGMDKPAVAPLNCTLQKGYVTGLVGPDGAGKTTLMRMLAGLLKPDDGRARVLGLDPVQDDSALHAMLGYMPQKFGLYEDLTVMENLNLYADLRSVTGETRQKTFARLLEFTSLGPFTERLAGKLSGGMKQKLGLACTLVGEPKVLLLDEPGVGVDPISRRELWQMVHELAGDGMLILWSTSYLDEAEQCRDVLLMNEGELLYQGEPTKLTQSMAGRSFLLHSPQESNRKLLQRVLKLPQVSDGMIQGRSVRVILKKEATVDDIRQAQGMPDVEIEETAPRFEDAFIDLLGGAGTSESPLGAILHTVDGTPGETVIEAKSLTKKFGDFAATDNVNFAVKRGEIFGLLGPNGAGKSTTFKMMCGLLVPTSGKALVLDMDLKVSSGKARQHLGYMAQKFSLYGNLTVEQNLRFFSGVYGLCGRAQNEKISRMSDAFSLTNIASHATDDLPLGFKQRLALACSLMHEPDILFLDEPTSGVDPLTRREFWLHINSMVEKGVTVMVTTHFMDEAEYCDRIGLVYRGKLIAHGTPDDLKSQAADDKQPDPTMEQAFITLIHDWDKEHANES
- a CDS encoding ABC transporter permease is translated as MFHRLWTLIRKELQSLLREPQTRAILILPVLIQVFLFPFAATLEVTNATIAIYNEDSGKHSVELTQRFARAKAFTHILLLKSPREIQPTIDTQKALLLVRFPADFSRNLDTWQTAPMQLILDGRNSNSAQIAANYLQQVVKDYQQELMEGKPKPNNSQLVVRNWYNPNLDYKWFVVPSLIAMITTIGVMIVTSLSVAREREQGTLDQLLVSPLATWQIFVGKAVPALIVATFQATIVLGVGIWAYQIPFAGSLALFYFTMVIYGLSLVGFGLLISALCSTQQQAFIGVFVFMMPAILLSGYVSPIENMPVWLQDLTWINPIRHFTDITKQIYLKDASMGIIWGSLWPLLVIAATTGSVAYAMFRRNIA
- the hlyD gene encoding secretion protein HlyD, producing the protein MKKPVAIILVVVILLAAGIGGWLWYQSRQDNGLTLYGNVDIRTVDMSFRVGGRLASLSVDEGDTIKTGQTLGVLDTAPYENALMQAKAGVSVAQAQYDLMLAGYRDEEIAQAAAAVKQAQAAYDYAQNFYARQQGLWKSRTISANDLENARSSRDQAQATLKSAQDKLSQYHTGNRPQDIAQAKASLEQAQAQLAQAQLDLHDTTLVAPSDGTLMTRAVEPGSMLSAGSTVLTLSLTRPVWVRAYIDEPNLSQVRPGRELLLYTDGRPDKPYHGKVGFVSPTAEFTPKTVETPDLRTDLVYRLRIIVTDADDSLRQGMPVTVKFTDGERHE
- the rhlE gene encoding ATP-dependent RNA helicase RhlE, producing MSFDSLGLNPEILRAIAEQGYVEPTPIQTQAIPAVLQGRDLMASAQTGTGKTAGFTLPLLELLVKNQPHAKSRRPVRALILTPTRELAAQIGENVREYSRYLNIRSLVVFGGVSINPQMMKLRGGVDVLVATPGRLLDLEHQNAVKLDSIEILVLDEADRMLDMGFIHDIRRVLAKLPSRRQNLLFSATFSDEIKALAEKLLHNPLEVEVARRNTASEQVTQHVHFVDKKRKRELLSQMIGQGNWQQVLVFTRTKHGANHLAEQLNKDGIRSAAIHGNKSQGARTRALADFKSGDIRVLVATDIAARGLDIEELPHVVNYELPNVPEDYVHRIGRTGRAAATGEALSLVCVDEHKLLRDIERLLKKEIPRIEIPGYEVDPSIKAEPIQNGRQGGGGRGQGGGGRGQQPRRAEGGAPKASGKPPRRNNEAKPAGENPWRSGEGKPAGEGQRRRRPRKPASAQ
- the cecR gene encoding transcriptional regulator CecR is translated as MNTTPTTTKGEQAKSQLIAAALAQFGEYGLHATTRDIAAQAGQNIAAITYYFGSKEDLYLACAQWIADFISTHFRQHVDETTALFSQPSPDRAAIRQLILNACHNMIRLLTHDDTLNLSKFISREQLSPSAAYQLVHDQVISPMHTHLTRLIAAYTGRDASDTETILHTHALLGEVLAFRLGRETILLRTGWTQFDEDKAAQISQVITCHLDLILQGLTQRSLKS